TCACGGTTTCCAATATTTTCGTCACGGAATCGTAGTACTGTTGATAAGCCATTTCGCCACCGCCTCATATAAGGTCATAAGCTTCGGATTACGACTTTACCGCACCCGCGGTCGCGCCTTCGATGAAGTAACGTTGGAAAAACAGGAACGCAATGATGAGCGGCGCCGCAGCAATCAAGACGCCAGCGGCAAGCAGTGTCCACTGGCCCGCGTTATTGCCATACAGTGCGAATAGCCCTCGGGACAATGGGTAGAGTGAAGGTGTCGCCAAAAATACAACAGGGCCAATCAGGTCATTCCAAATCTGGATGCTGGCGTAGATGGCCATCGTGGCCAGTGCAGGTTTCGCCAATGGCGCGACCATGGCGGTGAGATACCGTACATAACCGCATCCGTCGATAACGGCACTTTCATCCAACTCTCTCGGAATGGTCCGGAAATACCCCACAAACAGGAAGAACCCAAATACCATGGCATCCTCAATGTGCAAAATGATGTACCCCGGTCGATTGTTGTACAAGT
The Alicyclobacillus curvatus genome window above contains:
- a CDS encoding carbohydrate ABC transporter permease, whose product is MSFLGADLSKNWLRLLITTGLIVIIFYFGPLIYVLNISLQSQQQFLIHSMSIPAPITWSNFPQAWQTASMGSYFLNSILYTLVPTVIALVFSVTLAFPISRRYVRGAKHLHALLTSGMFFPVALIPLFIESRVLHLYNNRPGYIILHIEDAMVFGFFLFVGYFRTIPRELDESAVIDGCGYVRYLTAMVAPLAKPALATMAIYASIQIWNDLIGPVVFLATPSLYPLSRGLFALYGNNAGQWTLLAAGVLIAAAPLIIAFLFFQRYFIEGATAGAVKS